The Anaerotignum faecicola genomic interval AAACGCTTCCTCCGGGGAGTGCGGGGCATAGTCGGTTTTCCATACCCGTAAGAGGTGTAGATAATCGGCAAGGACACGGAAGCAATGTGCCTTTGCTTCCCGGAACTGTTCTTCCGGGGATTTCTGCCGGGGCTTGGGCTTCCTTGCCCTGCCCGGTGGCTTCCAGTCCTCATAGGCAAGCCCGAAGTCACTCGCCAACTGTGCGGCGGCTTCCTTTT includes:
- a CDS encoding DNA primase; its protein translation is KEAAAQLASDFGLAYEDWKPPGRARKPKPRQKSPEEQFREAKAHCFRVLADYLHLLRVWKTDYAPHSPEEAFHPRFVEALQKQAHVEYLLDVLLFGDTEEIASLITEHGKDVIQLEQRMAELAAADAARTKKHHERHAAAPEH